TGTCTGAACAAATGACTGTCCAGTGATATGACCGATTTGACCTGAGGTAAGCCTGAGACCGTTATggggaatacattttattttcaagcatataaaatatatacattttttatttttttttgcagacaaCTGGAGCGTTAAGGCCAAGAGGCGCAGCACCACAGGAACCGGCCGCATGAGACACATGAAGGTTGTTTTCCGCAGGTTCAGGTGAGGAAACGGGCATGCAATGGTCTGCTCAGACTTTCATGCTTTTAATCTTTCGGTTTAGCGTAATCTTTTGAGTTTTgcctctcttttttattttattttttgtgttcttAAAGTTTCCTAAcactttatttgatataaaatgggccttttttttttgtttatcggACATTTGACAGTGTATCATCATGATTGAGAACTTTGTTTATCCTGTGATTTGATGCTTTCCTAAAACCTGATATCCTGTAGTCCGGCTAAATTAGCTTCTATATGGTGGCTTACCAATgatgtgcaaaaataaatgtcTGAACAAATGACTGTCCAGTGATAACAATTTTATACTGAGGTAAGCCTGACCCATACGCTCGGATAGGGATCTGTTTTGTTCAGCGTTTATACCAGTTGGGTTTTATTAACTACTGTTGGGGGACTTGATCAATAGATTTGCGACCCTTGCAGTAATGCTATAGGCTTATGAATAATCTCCATCACTATTTGTGACGTGGTGTTGACTCAAgtatgttttttgtgtgtatttcagaAATGGATTCCGTGAGGGAACCGTGCCCAAGCCCCGCCGGGCAGCAGTGGCTGCGTCCAGCTCCTCATAaactgttttcaataaaaagtgctgtttaaaatgtttatgaatgCATCCTTTTGTTTCACTAACACACCCAGTACTTCTCAAACCATTTGAAAACAAGTTATCTATTAATATCAATGCAAACCAGAGGCTGGTTTGAAGAAAATTGTTTTGTGAAgagcactttttttcttttttttctctaactTGCATGTTTTATGAAGATTTTGTTCACATAGTATAAATTCCAATAAATATAGGAAAACTCATCTTGCTAAGAAACActattgttaatttattatagttttattagaaGTCTACAGCAATAAAATGAcaccttttttaaaaactttattaaattcAGGCACAATTGAAATTTGTTTACAAATACAAGAATGTGTAGGGTGGCAAAATGAAGGACACAAACAGCCTCTTCTGAAGACTTAAGTAACTCCATGCTAAGATTCGAGTGCAAACATACaaatagtgacaaatcaaaaagtgTTAAACAAATGCTTTGATAAAGTGAGAGCAACAGTGTAGTGATTCTagacaaaaacaattataatcCGAACAAACCTGTTTGGAGTTGCTGCAGAAGTAAGCGGTGATcgtgaagacttttttttttttttcttgattgtgTGTGCTTTGACAATAAGACGTGATGTATTGCAGTTAAAACAGCAAGTGAACATTTTTAAGTGCACTGAAACCAGTCAGAAAACAAGACTCGGCTCGACTGAAGTTCTAGAATAAGAATGGCTGATCTGAGTCTTGTTCTGAAGTTCTTGTTCAGGCTCTAGACCCAGTACTGTTTGGTAGTGATGGGGGGTGCGTGAGGTCTGTGCTTTGGTATGTGATTCTGAGTGACGTAACTTGGGTCGTAGTAATCCCATTCCAGGGCGGACGCCCAGGCAGAGCCCGGGAAACCATCACTGTCCACAGAAAGGATACGCAGAGAAACACCTAAATGAACAGTTAGGAATTCAAAGAATGGACAGACTCCAAATGTACACTAGCAGTGAGAActtttctatttgtattttatagGTTTGAGCTTTTGAAGTCTCAATTGAGTGAATGAGATCACAAAACTAACCTGCACTGGCTCCAAAGTCACTATCCAGTCCAGAACCTCGAGCCGAGGGGCTTGACGATGCCACATAGCAGGAAATCTCCGGCAGGATGATGCTGGCGGACTCGTATTCCACATGGATCTTATCCAGAGGAGCGTTCTCCAGCTCCATGGTGCTGCTTCTACGC
This is a stretch of genomic DNA from Carassius auratus strain Wakin unplaced genomic scaffold, ASM336829v1 scaf_tig00216169, whole genome shotgun sequence. It encodes these proteins:
- the rpl37 gene encoding large ribosomal subunit protein eL37 — encoded protein: MTKGTSSFGKRHNKTHTLCRRCGSKAYHLQKSTCGKCGYPAKRKRKYNWSVKAKRRSTTGTGRMRHMKVVFRRFRNGFREGTVPKPRRAAVAASSSS